From Oxobacter pfennigii, a single genomic window includes:
- a CDS encoding ParB/RepB/Spo0J family partition protein, translating to MGEAEIEPPAPSDIGGEHIPVPGDVVVPFDKINELVSEKQKAAREAKQTTAPEKQETEQKKPSQKQVGQQDKAAPQEAKDSEKEDTRQEWEKPLSEVEAKKERKPRAEKQKPATEKKTPEKEPELTPAQKGGQTRKARKAEVIDFIEGKRTSPLPDGKPISDAKKKAPVKEEVPTPEPEKPPEPKEAPRKGEPEQIVYINLSELHAFKNHPFAVRDDEEMRAMVESVKDKGVTQPAIVRPLEDGGYEIVSGHRRQKASELAGFFEMPCIVRNLTDEEAITQMVEDNTNQRENILPSERAKALKMQLEAIKRQGARADLSTSGQDAPKSENGQRSNQIVAERNKMTVKQVQRYIKLNDLVPDLMKMVDEKKIAFTPAVEMAYIKPKNQRYIAVAIEGQQSAPSLSQAQRMRELDGKGILNADVIDGIMLEEKKEADKVIISSQELSQYFGKDKTPREMKDTIIKLLDEWKGQQKDITKPEKQAEQEK from the coding sequence ATGGGCGAAGCAGAAATTGAGCCGCCCGCACCATCCGATATTGGCGGCGAACATATTCCCGTCCCCGGCGACGTTGTTGTGCCGTTTGACAAAATCAATGAGCTTGTATCAGAAAAGCAGAAGGCGGCGCGTGAGGCCAAACAGACCACCGCCCCGGAAAAACAGGAAACAGAGCAAAAGAAACCCTCCCAAAAACAGGTAGGGCAACAGGACAAAGCAGCCCCGCAGGAAGCAAAGGACAGTGAAAAAGAGGATACCCGCCAGGAGTGGGAAAAGCCGCTTTCCGAAGTTGAAGCAAAAAAGGAACGCAAGCCCCGCGCTGAAAAACAGAAACCTGCCACCGAAAAAAAGACTCCGGAAAAAGAGCCGGAGCTTACCCCTGCCCAAAAAGGTGGACAGACGCGAAAGGCCCGAAAAGCGGAAGTTATTGACTTCATAGAAGGAAAACGTACTTCCCCGTTGCCGGATGGCAAGCCTATTTCAGATGCAAAGAAAAAGGCCCCGGTGAAAGAGGAAGTCCCTACTCCGGAGCCGGAGAAGCCGCCGGAGCCGAAGGAGGCTCCGCGCAAGGGTGAACCGGAACAGATTGTATATATTAACCTGTCCGAGCTACACGCCTTCAAAAATCACCCGTTCGCAGTCCGGGACGATGAAGAAATGCGGGCTATGGTGGAAAGCGTCAAAGACAAGGGCGTTACGCAGCCCGCCATTGTCCGGCCCCTTGAGGACGGTGGATATGAAATCGTATCCGGCCACCGTCGCCAGAAAGCCAGTGAGCTTGCCGGGTTTTTTGAAATGCCCTGTATCGTCCGCAATCTCACTGACGAGGAAGCCATCACGCAGATGGTGGAGGACAACACCAACCAGCGTGAAAATATCCTGCCAAGTGAACGGGCCAAAGCCCTGAAAATGCAGTTGGAGGCTATCAAGCGTCAGGGTGCGCGCGCTGATCTGTCCACTTCGGGTCAAGATGCCCCGAAGTCGGAAAACGGGCAACGCTCCAATCAGATTGTGGCCGAGCGCAACAAAATGACGGTCAAGCAGGTGCAGCGGTATATCAAGCTCAACGACCTTGTACCCGACCTGATGAAAATGGTGGACGAGAAAAAAATCGCGTTCACCCCCGCCGTGGAAATGGCGTATATCAAGCCCAAAAATCAGCGGTATATCGCCGTTGCCATTGAGGGCCAGCAGTCAGCCCCGTCGCTGTCACAGGCACAGCGTATGCGTGAGCTTGACGGAAAAGGCATCTTAAATGCCGATGTGATTGACGGTATTATGTTGGAAGAAAAAAAGGAGGCAGACAAAGTGATTATTTCAAGTCAGGAACTTTCGCAGTATTTTGGCAAGGACAAAACCCCGCGCGAAATGAAAGACACCATTATCAAGCTGTTGGACGAATGGAAAGGCCAGCAGAAGGATATTACCAAGCCAGAAAAACAGGCCGAACAGGAAAAGTAA
- a CDS encoding antirestriction protein ArdA, which yields MLEAYVTNLGRYNEGHLDGEYLKLPATTEDVQALLKRIHVDGVRYEEIFITDYETDIPGLHDCLGEYESIDELNYLASLLDDMPKWEAEKFAAAMEFGEHTGSVRDLINLTQNLDCFELYPGIEDEEDLGRYYIEEMCTLEIPEHLENYIDYEAYGRDMSMDDNGHFVDGGYIVNNGDSFIEHYSGRDDVPEEYRIFAYPEPEKSIHNALKQYQQMIDNAPVPTKGRTAPACEER from the coding sequence ATGCTTGAAGCCTATGTCACCAACCTTGGACGGTATAACGAGGGGCATTTGGACGGGGAGTATCTAAAACTCCCCGCCACAACCGAGGACGTACAGGCTCTTTTGAAGCGTATCCATGTGGACGGAGTACGGTATGAGGAAATTTTCATCACGGACTATGAAACCGATATTCCCGGCTTGCATGACTGTTTGGGCGAATACGAAAGCATTGACGAGCTAAACTATCTGGCCTCACTGCTGGACGATATGCCGAAATGGGAAGCCGAAAAGTTCGCCGCCGCTATGGAGTTTGGAGAACACACCGGGAGCGTCAGGGACTTAATTAACCTCACGCAAAATCTGGATTGCTTTGAGCTTTATCCAGGCATTGAGGACGAGGAAGATTTAGGCCGCTATTATATTGAAGAAATGTGTACGTTGGAAATCCCGGAGCATTTGGAAAACTACATCGACTATGAGGCATACGGGCGGGATATGAGCATGGACGATAACGGACATTTCGTGGACGGCGGCTACATCGTAAACAACGGTGACAGCTTTATCGAACATTACAGCGGCAGGGACGATGTACCGGAGGAATACCGCATTTTCGCCTACCCCGAACCGGAAAAATCTATTCATAACGCCCTAAAACAATATCAACAGATGATTGACAATGCGCCGGTTCCCACAAAAGGCCGTACCGCCCCGGCCTGTGAGGAACGCTAA
- a CDS encoding Ku protein, translating into MASRKSVITFGMVAIPIAMYTATQDNDIHFNQLHKEDNSRIRYKKTCAHCGKEITSEDIVKGFEYDEDKYVVVTDEEIEKIKTEKEKSIQILHFAQLNQISPVYYDKTYQASPQTGGEKAFELLRSALMAEQKIAIGKTVMGTKDTLMAIIPREDGILISTMFYADDIKELQKQYNKPDVSKQELNLAKTLINSMDTPFDPAKYKDEYQARLRELIETKISGREVVAAEAGGAGKVIDLMEALKASVENAKKGKESA; encoded by the coding sequence ATGGCGTCACGTAAATCGGTTATAACTTTTGGCATGGTGGCAATCCCAATTGCCATGTACACTGCCACCCAGGACAATGACATCCATTTCAACCAGCTGCATAAGGAAGACAACAGCCGCATCCGGTACAAGAAGACCTGTGCCCACTGCGGCAAGGAGATAACTTCGGAAGACATTGTAAAGGGATTCGAGTATGATGAAGACAAGTATGTAGTCGTCACAGACGAAGAGATTGAAAAAATCAAGACGGAAAAAGAAAAATCAATTCAGATTCTGCATTTTGCCCAACTGAACCAGATTTCACCCGTCTACTATGATAAAACATACCAGGCCTCGCCCCAGACAGGAGGAGAAAAGGCCTTTGAGCTGCTACGCTCCGCACTGATGGCCGAGCAGAAGATAGCGATAGGCAAAACCGTCATGGGCACAAAGGACACCTTGATGGCAATCATCCCACGGGAGGACGGTATCCTTATTTCCACCATGTTCTATGCCGACGACATTAAAGAGCTTCAAAAACAGTATAATAAGCCCGATGTATCCAAACAGGAACTGAATTTGGCAAAAACGCTGATCAATTCCATGGACACACCCTTTGATCCTGCAAAATATAAAGACGAATACCAGGCCAGGCTCCGCGAGCTCATTGAGACCAAGATTTCCGGAAGGGAAGTCGTGGCTGCTGAAGCCGGCGGCGCCGGAAAAGTTATCGATCTTATGGAGGCCCTCAAAGCCAGCGTAGAGAATGCTAAAAAAGGCAAGGAGTCGGCATGA
- the ligD gene encoding DNA ligase D, protein MTGNLREYNQKRNFERTLEPEGTTEDTKEGLKYVIQHHMARRDHYDLRLEWRGVFLSWAVPKGPSYNTHDKRLAVQVEDHPLEYRNFEGTIPKGEYGGGTVMLWDEGYWEPYGNADEGLSEGQLKFVLYGKRLKGKWALIRMKAKPGETKDNWLLLKEKDEYVKTDDGISEYTTSIRTGRTMAEIEGGEDEKIIRNPFSMADVQLAKLVNKIPEGEDWLYELKYDGYRIIAFVEGNGVRLMTRNGNDYARRFHDIASSLIDWAKDKAIVLDGEIAVTDPAGKTDFQALQNYMKNPKAQKLTYIVFDVLALDGADLRGHPLIDRKEMLENLMKDAPKNLYYSRYVRGKGKESFTAACEAGMEGIIGKKADSVYSGTRNGDWIKLKCSKRQEFVIGGYTVSDKKARGISSLLLGIYEGGEFVYAGRAGTGLSQADIKVLEEKFEGLKRTEPPFEPAPERRPNENVTWLEPELVAEIKFAEWTKDNLLRQASFQGIRTDKDPKDIKREKAEDETQPEIYSEEAEKPMDINANSIIIEGIKITNPGKVIFDDPEITKEDVIRYYEKVSLRMLPYVSRRILSIVRCPKGVSEACFYKKHPGPGSKGIITIPITTGSGEMEDYFYIENTSGLISEAQMGTLEFHIWGSLADNLEKPDMMVFDLDPDEGMELSQVREGVRDIKSILSELSLNSYLKTSGGKGYHVVVPLKPAVDWDVFHGFARRVAEVMEQKWPDRYTSNVRKARRAGKIFIDWIRNGRGATSIAPYSIRARKGAKVSMPITWDELDTVAPDGVNMSDAIMRIGSIDPWKDFFKNDQMLR, encoded by the coding sequence ATGACCGGAAACTTAAGGGAGTACAACCAAAAAAGGAATTTTGAAAGGACCCTGGAGCCGGAAGGAACGACAGAAGATACTAAAGAAGGTCTTAAATATGTCATACAGCACCATATGGCCCGCAGGGACCACTATGATTTGCGCCTTGAATGGAGAGGAGTCTTTTTAAGCTGGGCGGTGCCAAAGGGTCCTTCCTATAATACCCATGACAAGAGGCTGGCCGTGCAGGTGGAGGACCACCCTTTGGAATACAGGAACTTTGAAGGGACTATTCCCAAGGGGGAATACGGCGGCGGAACAGTCATGCTCTGGGATGAAGGCTATTGGGAGCCCTATGGGAATGCAGATGAGGGCTTAAGTGAAGGCCAGCTTAAGTTTGTCCTTTATGGAAAACGTCTCAAGGGAAAGTGGGCTTTGATCCGGATGAAAGCAAAGCCAGGCGAGACAAAGGATAACTGGCTTTTGCTGAAGGAAAAAGATGAGTATGTCAAAACTGATGACGGGATATCGGAATATACTACCAGCATCAGGACCGGGCGCACCATGGCTGAAATCGAAGGGGGAGAAGATGAAAAAATTATAAGAAACCCCTTCAGCATGGCCGATGTGCAGCTGGCAAAATTGGTCAATAAGATTCCAGAGGGTGAGGACTGGCTCTATGAGTTGAAATACGACGGCTACAGGATCATTGCCTTTGTGGAAGGCAACGGTGTCCGGCTGATGACCAGAAACGGCAATGATTATGCAAGGAGGTTTCATGATATTGCCTCTTCCCTAATTGATTGGGCTAAGGATAAGGCTATTGTTTTAGACGGTGAAATAGCAGTAACGGACCCAGCGGGCAAGACGGATTTTCAGGCTCTGCAAAACTATATGAAAAATCCCAAGGCCCAAAAGCTGACATATATCGTTTTTGATGTCCTGGCTCTGGATGGCGCGGATCTTCGGGGACATCCTTTGATTGACAGAAAAGAAATGCTTGAGAATTTGATGAAGGATGCCCCCAAAAACCTCTACTACAGCCGTTATGTCAGAGGAAAGGGAAAAGAAAGTTTTACCGCGGCCTGTGAGGCAGGGATGGAAGGGATAATTGGCAAAAAAGCCGATTCCGTTTACAGCGGAACAAGAAACGGTGACTGGATCAAGCTTAAATGCAGTAAAAGGCAGGAATTTGTCATTGGAGGATATACGGTTTCCGATAAAAAAGCGAGAGGGATAAGTTCCCTTCTCCTTGGAATATATGAAGGCGGGGAATTTGTCTATGCCGGGCGTGCAGGCACCGGCTTAAGCCAGGCTGATATAAAAGTGCTTGAGGAAAAATTTGAAGGCTTAAAGAGGACGGAACCGCCTTTCGAACCCGCACCAGAGCGAAGGCCCAATGAAAATGTTACATGGCTTGAACCAGAATTAGTGGCGGAAATCAAATTTGCCGAATGGACCAAAGATAACCTGTTAAGGCAGGCAAGCTTCCAGGGCATACGGACAGACAAAGACCCTAAGGATATAAAAAGAGAAAAAGCAGAGGATGAAACACAGCCTGAAATATACTCAGAAGAAGCGGAGAAGCCAATGGATATAAATGCAAACAGCATTATTATAGAAGGAATAAAAATTACCAACCCGGGCAAGGTGATATTTGATGATCCTGAAATCACCAAGGAAGATGTGATCCGGTATTATGAAAAGGTGTCTTTGCGCATGCTTCCTTATGTGAGCCGCAGGATCTTAAGCATTGTACGCTGTCCTAAGGGAGTATCGGAAGCCTGCTTCTATAAGAAGCACCCCGGTCCGGGAAGTAAAGGAATCATAACAATACCTATTACTACAGGCAGCGGAGAAATGGAAGACTACTTCTATATTGAGAATACATCCGGGCTTATATCCGAGGCACAGATGGGTACGCTGGAATTTCATATTTGGGGAAGCCTTGCCGACAACCTTGAAAAGCCGGACATGATGGTATTTGACCTGGATCCGGATGAAGGTATGGAGCTAAGCCAAGTACGTGAGGGTGTCAGGGATATCAAAAGCATTCTTTCCGAGCTTTCACTGAACTCGTATTTAAAGACCAGCGGAGGCAAAGGGTACCATGTGGTCGTACCTTTAAAACCGGCCGTGGACTGGGATGTGTTTCATGGCTTTGCAAGGCGCGTTGCCGAAGTCATGGAACAGAAGTGGCCCGACCGTTACACAAGCAACGTAAGAAAAGCCAGGCGTGCAGGCAAGATATTCATCGACTGGATCAGAAACGGCAGGGGAGCTACAAGCATTGCCCCCTATTCCATAAGAGCGAGAAAAGGAGCAAAGGTATCCATGCCCATCACCTGGGATGAGCTTGACACGGTTGCTCCCGACGGTGTAAATATGTCAGATGCCATTATGAGAATCGGCAGCATCGACCCATGGAAAGATTTTTTCAAGAATGATCAGATGCTTAGGTGA